The following coding sequences are from one Musa acuminata AAA Group cultivar baxijiao chromosome BXJ2-4, Cavendish_Baxijiao_AAA, whole genome shotgun sequence window:
- the LOC135610358 gene encoding auxin transporter-like protein 2 — MGSTPNGNDDKVVETVMVGRYVEMEHDGEEKTIKSRLSGLLWHGGSAYDAWFSCASNQVAQVLLTLPYSFSQLGMLSGILFQLFYGLLGSWTAYLISILYVEYRTRKEREKVDFRNHVIQWFEVLDGLLGKHWRNVGLAFNCTFLLLGSVIQLIACASNIYYINDKLDKRTWTYIFGACCATTVFIPSFHNYRIWSFLGLVMTTYTAWYLAIASLLHGQVEGVKHSGPTKLVLYFTGSTNILYTFGGHAVTVEIMHAMWKPQKFKAIYLLATLYVLTLTLPSAASVYWAFGDALLNHSNAFSLLPRTAFRDAAVVLMLIHQFITFGFACTPLYFVWEKAIGLHDCRSLCKRAAARLPVVIPIWFLAIIFPFFGPINSAVGSLLVSFTVYIIPSLAHMFTFRSAIARESAVERPPRFVGGWIGAYVMNTFVVGWVLVVGFGLGGWASMTNFIHQINTFGLFAKCYQCPPPPPPPFLPMPSITPTPYPGNSHNATNPAIVPSPSPSPSFFLHHRHHHHHHHGGR, encoded by the exons ATGGGATCGACGCCGAACGGGAATGACGATAAGGTGGTGGAAACTGTGATGGTTGGAAGGTACGTGGAGATGGAGCACGATGGGGAAGAGAAGACCATCAAGTCCAGGCTTTCCGGCCTCCTCTGGCACGGTGGTTCCGCCTATGATGCCTGGTTCAGTTGTGCCTCGAACCAG GTGGCTCAGGTGCTGCTTACACTGCCTTACTCCTTCTCGCAGCTGGGGATGTTGAGCGGAATCTTATTCCAGCTATTCTATGGCTTGTTGGGGAGCTGGACAGCTTATCTCATCAGTATTCTCTATGTGGAGTACAGAACCAGGAAGGAGAGGGAGAAGGTCGACTTTAGGAACCATGTCATTCAG TGGTTTGAGGTTCTAGATGGGCTACTTGGCAAGCACTGGAGGAATGTTGGATTGGCCTTTAACTGCACGTTTCTTCTCCTTGGATCTGTCATTCAGCTCATTGCTTGTGCTAG CAACATATACTACATCAACGACAAGTTGGATAAGAGGACTTGGACTTATATTTTTGGAGCTTGCTGTGCCACCACAGTGTTCATCCCCTCCTTCCACAACTACAGGATATGGTCCTTTCTGGGCCTGGTCATGACCACCTACACCGCCTGGTACCTCGCCATCGCTTCCCTCCTCCATGGTCAG GTGGAAGGGGTGAAGCATTCGGGGCCAACGAAGCTGGTTCTCTACTTTACAGGCTCCACAAACATCCTCTACACATTCGGTGGGCACGCTGTCACAGT GGAAATCATGCACGCCATGTGGAAGCCGCAGAAGTTTAAGGCCATCTACCTGCTGGCCACTTTGTACGTGCTGACGCTCACGCTGCCGTCGGCGGCGAGCGTGTACTGGGCCTTCGGCGACGCGCTGCTCAACCACTCGAACGCGTTCTCGCTTTTGCCCCGAACGGCGTTCCGTGACGCGGCGGTGGTGCTGATGCTGATCCATCAGTTCATCACCTTCGGGTTCGCGTGCACGCCGCTGTACTTCGTGTGGGAGAAGGCCATCGGCCTCCACGACTGCCGCAGCTTGTGCAAGCGGGCGGCGGCGCGGCTGCCGGTGGTGATCCCCATATGGTTCCTGGCTATCATCTTCCCCTTCTTTGGGCCCATCAACTCGGCTGTGGGTTCGCTGCTCGTCAGCTTCACAGTCTACATCATCCCATCGCTCGCTCACATGTTCACCTTCCGATCCGCCATAGCCCGCGAG AGCGCAGTGGAGCGGCCGCCGAGGTTCGTCGGAGGGTGGATCGGCGCTTACGTGATGAACACGTTCGTGGTCGGGTGGGTGCTGGTGGTGGGGTTCGGGTTGGGGGGTTGGGCCAGCATGACCAACTTCATCCACCAGATCAACACCTTCGGCCTTTTCGCCAAGTGCTATCAGTGTccaccacccccacccccaccttTTCTTCCCATGCCCTCCATTACCCCGACACCATATCCTGGCAACTCTCACAATGCCACCAATCCGGCCATTGTTCCCTCGCCTTCTCCTTCACCTTCCTTCTTCCTTCACCATcgccaccatcaccaccaccaccacggcgGGCGGTGA